The Pseudodesulfovibrio sediminis genome includes the window TGAATGCTTCGTCTTCCATACGGTGACTGGCAGTCTTCAGGTTGGTCAAACAGCTGGGGCAAGGCGTGATGATACCCTGTACGTCCAGTTCTTCGGCCTGGGCAATATTGCGGGCCGAGAGCGCGGAGGAAAGAGTGTGGTCCACGGTGTGTGCCGGGGTCGAGCCACAACAGCTCCAATCGGGAATATCCACCAGTTCGACACCCAGAGCCGCACAGATGGCGCGGGTGGATGTGTCGTACTCGAGGGATGTTCCTAGCCCGGAACAGCCAGGGTAGTATGCGAAAGTAAGGGAAGAACTCACGAGTCGCGCTCCTCATTGTAGCGTTTGAATATATTGGCCACTTCCTGCTTGCCGACGATGCCATGCGGCGTGAAGGCGAGCTTGCCTTTGGGCAAAATTTTGGGGGCCAGATCCGAATCGGTCATGAGCCGACCGGTCTTGGTCATGTAGGAAACCATCAGGCCCATTTCAAAAACCCGTCCGTGCTTTTCCACAGAAGCGAGGAAACTGTCGGTAAAGGTCTTGACCTGAGGTTCGGGTGCCTTGCCTGCGCGGCGGGCCATGTGACGCAGGACGTCCATGATGCGGGCCACATCAATTTCGTTGGGGCACCGGGTCGTGCAGGATTCGCACGTGGCGCACAGCCAGAGGGATTTGCAGGAAAGAACGGTTTCTCGTTGTCCGGCCTGCACAAGGCGCATGATCTGACTGACGGGAATATCATAAAAAGAGGTATACGGGCACCCCGCTGTACAGTTGCCGCATTGGTAGCAAAGACTAACGTTCTGCTTGCTTTCCTTCTCCACTTCGTCGACGAAGTCGGCGTCATAGGAGTTGCTCAGAGATACTATGTTCATATGGTGTGTCCGCAGGGTTTTCGAAGGATGGACATCCTTCAGGTTGAGGTGAATCCGGGCCGCGTTCTCGCAACGCGTTGCACGCTGCCGCAGGCCTGGTTGCCTGAATGAAATGAACTAGTAAAATAAAAGCCCGGGGAAGGGCAACCCTTCCCCGGGAAATCTAAACAGTTTTTTTACAGAGCGGCCTCGTAAATGGCGGCAACGTCTGCATCGGTAGGACAACGGGGGTTAGTGAAACCACAAGCGTCTTTCTGTGCGTTACCAGTCATGGTAGCGATGTCTTTAGCCTTGACGTCCTTGCCGTACTTCTTGCCAAGAGCAACCAAGCCATCGGGGATACCGACGTCGAGGGACAGCTTCTTGATAGCGTCGAGAGCCAGTTCAGCAGCGGCGCGCGGGGACATACCATCGACGTTCTCACCCATGATTTCGGCCATCTTCACGAAGCGGTCGACTTTGGCGATCAGGTTGAAGGCTTCAACATGAGGCAGCAGGATTGCGTTGCATTCGCCGTGGGGCAGGTCGTAGAAGCCACCCAGCTGGTGAGCCATTGCGTGAACGTGACCCAGAGAAGCGTTGTTGAATGCCATACCTGCGAGGTACTGTGCGAAACACATGCCTTCACGAGCAACGATGTCGGAACCGTTGGCAACTGCGGGACGCAGGTGAGTGAAGATCAGTTCGATGGCTTTTTCAGCACAAGCGTCGGTCATCGGGGTAGCGATGGTGGAGACGTAGGCTTCAACGGCGTGAGTCAGGGCGTCCATACCAGTGGCCGCGGTCAGTGCCGGGGGCATGCCAACCATCAGCAGGGGATCATCAAGAGCGATACCAGGAGTGACGCGCCAGTCGACGATAGCCATCTTAACCTTGCGGGAAAGATCGGTGATGATGCAGAAACGAGTCATTTCAGAAGCAGTACCAGCAGTGGTGTTCACTGCAACGTAAGGAGGCATGGGGTTGGTGGACTTGTCCACGCCTTCGTAGTCGTGAATGGTGCCGCCGTTAGCGACGACCAGGCCAACGCCCTTACCGCAGTCGTGAGAGGAACCGCCACCCAGGGTGATCAGGCTGTCGCACTTGCCTTTCTTGTAGACTTCAACACCTTCAGCAACGTTGGCGTCGGTCGGGTTCGGGATGGTCTTGTCGTAGACTTCGTATTTGACTTTGGCGTCATCGAGGATGTCGGTGATCTGTTTCAGGATACCGGTGGCAACGATGCCGGGGTCGGTAACGATCAGGGGCTTTTTGCCGCCGAGAGCAGAAATCTTACCGGGGATCTCTTTGGATGCTCCGATACCGATGAGAGTAACGCTGGGAATGAAGAAACCGTTAACTTGTTCTACTACTGCCATGATACAACTCCTGAAATAGGGTTTAGGGTGAGAAACGGATAAATTCCGTAAAAAATAACCTACGCAGTTGGGTCCTCTTAGAGCAAAGCGTGTGC containing:
- a CDS encoding 4Fe-4S dicluster domain-containing protein; translation: MNIVSLSNSYDADFVDEVEKESKQNVSLCYQCGNCTAGCPYTSFYDIPVSQIMRLVQAGQRETVLSCKSLWLCATCESCTTRCPNEIDVARIMDVLRHMARRAGKAPEPQVKTFTDSFLASVEKHGRVFEMGLMVSYMTKTGRLMTDSDLAPKILPKGKLAFTPHGIVGKQEVANIFKRYNEERDS
- a CDS encoding iron-containing alcohol dehydrogenase, translating into MAVVEQVNGFFIPSVTLIGIGASKEIPGKISALGGKKPLIVTDPGIVATGILKQITDILDDAKVKYEVYDKTIPNPTDANVAEGVEVYKKGKCDSLITLGGGSSHDCGKGVGLVVANGGTIHDYEGVDKSTNPMPPYVAVNTTAGTASEMTRFCIITDLSRKVKMAIVDWRVTPGIALDDPLLMVGMPPALTAATGMDALTHAVEAYVSTIATPMTDACAEKAIELIFTHLRPAVANGSDIVAREGMCFAQYLAGMAFNNASLGHVHAMAHQLGGFYDLPHGECNAILLPHVEAFNLIAKVDRFVKMAEIMGENVDGMSPRAAAELALDAIKKLSLDVGIPDGLVALGKKYGKDVKAKDIATMTGNAQKDACGFTNPRCPTDADVAAIYEAAL